A window of Daucus carota subsp. sativus chromosome 2, DH1 v3.0, whole genome shotgun sequence genomic DNA:
aaaatcaaaaatcaaatcatttatttgtttagaaaacaGAAGAGAAGTGAGCCCTTGATCCTTGGCGTTGAACGATACCCTTACttattctatattataataaacgaCAGAAAAAAGGTTTAAATTGGTTCACACTAAGTATGCACTTAAAATCCGTTAGAAATAATCTGGGAGTTGCGAATTGGTAACAATCATCTCCGTGTACCAggcaaaaaaatattactaCAGAAATCTAGCAATAATGTCACGTGAAAACTTTAAGAAAAATATCCATAAGTAAATGCAGAGGATCACATGGGATGGGAACATGCATCTGTCCTGCAGGGAAGAACTTGACCTATGTCTGGATCTCCTTCAACTACCAACTGTGCCATCctcatttctttttcttcaatGCTTTTATTCACAGTAGCAACACTATAATAAAGGACCAACAACACACTACCCAATGTCATAAATAAAAGATTTCGCAAAATTACAACAATCAGTGACGGAACCAGGATTCTAAAATGCCTCGGAACCAGAATTATTGCATTGGTCCATAACATTAGATAATGGAGGGGACTTCCATTAGTGGCACACACAGAAAACCCCACTCCATTGTCAGCCTTACAACTTGGGTAGAAATCTGTGATCTACTACTTATCTACTATGATTCTTTAACCTTTTTAAAAGTAGTACACCACAATGAAATGCTTCATGAAGTAAAATAGAAATTTGCATCTTTATTGATTCTTCAATGTATAATAATGCATCTCTGTGTAAACCTTTATGTTTGTTCCCCCTTCACTTGCAAACCTTACATATAAGTAGTTCATATTCAACAATCACATCATCAACAAAAAAGAACgatataaattatgtaattaagCAGCGAAAATTACAATTCACAATTACAAATAAACCCCCAGTACTGGACTTTAATCCATCAGTGAAGAACACCTTCACTTCTGAGACTATCAAATCCTACAATCATTATCTGCAAACGACGACGCGTCGAGATGATCAAACGGTATTCCATTCGGAATAACGCCACAGAGATGATTGTGGCTTAAATCCAAGTGTCCGACATACATTGCCTTTGATAACGATTTAGGAATCGATCCTCTTAAATTATTGTACGAAAGATCAATTGCCGCGAAATAGGTTTTCGAGTGGAACACATCGGGTAAGTAGCCTGAGAGCGCATTGTGGCTCAGGTTGACGATGTTTATACCGGTATTACTCAATATACCAGCTGGAATTTCACCTGTAATCTGATTACTATCCAGATAAAGAGTAGAAAGCACCGGCATTGAGCCGAGTTGAGCTGGTATCGAACCGGATATCTGATTCATTGACAGATCTAAATCTGCGAGACGATAGATATTAGCAACCGAACAGGGGATTGAACCAGTAAGTTTGTTCTTACTGAGTAAAGCTCGGCTCATCATTTTCAGATTTCCGATATCCTCTGGAAGCTCACCAGATAGCTGATTATTACTAAGATCAAGATGCATAAGGCTAGCTAGGTTAACAATAGATCCTGGAATCGAGCCTGATATCGCGTTGTCAGCTAGATTAAGGACCTTAAGCCTGTTCAGATTTCCGATATCAGCTGGAATTTTGCCAGAGAGTTTGTTTCCGATAAGATCAAGAATACGCAGCTTAGGCAGGGAAGTAAGACAGCCTGGAATTTCCCCCGAGATCGCTTTCCAGTCTGCAATCACGAGTGTATTGAGCTGGTCGAGTGAGCAGATTGATTTGGAGATTGTACCAGTCATGTACCCTGATCGACCAGCTCTCTCGAAGATAGGATCTTCAGATTCACCACGTAGGGAAATGTCGGTGACACGGTTAGTTGAAGGATCGCAGCTAATGCCGTACCATTGGTTACAGCAATTGTCTCCGGTCCAGGAGCTGAAAATGCCCAAGTAAGGCTCGGTTAACGCGGCTTTAAAAGAGAGAAGTGCAGAGTGGTCAGCAGGCGAGCAGGCATTGGCGAGTAGTAGTGGCAGGAAGACGGATAGCAGGACTACCGCGGGGAGTGTGGCGAGTGACATCGATTACGAACAATGTGTGGAGTTATCCGGAGTGTTTGAGAATTGAGTGAGGGGAGAGGGTGATGAGGATGAATGGAGAGTGGGGAATGTGGTTAAATGGGAAGGAAATAAGGGTGGAGAGGAGTGAATTACTGAGGAAGGTGGGGAGCAAAGAGGCAAGTGAGAGTATTAAATAAGGAGGTAAGGAGAGCATGTGATGTGCTGCTCCATTGTGTCTTGTGCTCTTCCAACTACTGGGTATGGCCctggtttttctttttcatataaCCAGTACAAGACGTTAAAAACACCAACAACTATGCAAACACCTAGTAAATAAAAAGAGCAGCTTAACATGTAGCAGTAGATTTATAAGCAAAAGACCACATCTTTTTCGATATTTTGTTGGTGGACAATAAAGATCAAAGTCACAATCCTCAGTGACAGAGGGAGATAACGAATTACTAAGAACCTAATATAAGCTGACAATTTGCCAAATGCCAACAATGCTACTTCTAAACCAACAATGCTATTTCTAATTCTAAAACTAATTACGGTGCCTGTgattcagtaataatatatccACAAAAATAGGATGTGCGTATGCAATGATTCAGGTGTAATAATAATAGGATGTGCCTACGCAAATCGCTAGCTCAGACAAATATCGAAAACGCATTTCAAAGAAGGGTAATTATAAGCAGCATACGTTCAACGGGAAAAACCCATTGGAGGGTAAAAACCTagaatgaataattttttcgcTGAAAGATACAATAATCACCtgtattttttatcaaaaatctagAGTTAATGTTATCCAGCGAAAAAACAACTAATAATTTATTGTATCATTGTTATGCCAGGGACCTGAACCCTTTAAAGAAATTTCCAGTAAGAATCTAAAGTTCGATGAGCAGTCTATAGTTTTGCCTACCATTGCTGATTCGATTCTGATCGAGTCAAGCAAAATTCGGGTTGCAAGTTGCAACAATAATCTCAGTTAATGTATGAATATCATAGCCCTCTTTTGTTctcattcatttttaatttttgtttgtatCCGGGTTATGTGGGGGCGTCTGCTTAAATCAGGGCTTCAAATATCTCAACCACTCCACCGTTGGCCATACTACGTAAGAATCACACAGCACACAAGACGAGTAAGTTCGTAAAAGTTGATATGCAATCCAGTAAAAATCATTCTACATTTGATTGTATCTTTGAACAATATTTGCACTTGTGTTATGAGGTAAATAATACTGACAGATTAAAGCTACTTTCCTGCTCATATATAGTAAAATTATGACGAAAAATGCCACAATTTCAAGAGAGAAAACACAATATCTAAAGAAAAATCATAACACAAAACTTTCACAAAAGTTTCACAAATCCTATGTGTCATTTTCTTATTGGATATTGTTAACAATAAATGAAAATGGACCCCTGGATTCACATCAACCTCACCAATGAAATCATCTCATATTGACACATTCCCCATTCCACGGCATTTGGAAACTTTTTTGGGTAAATAATTTGGCATACCTAGCACTACTCTAATACTCCAACAAAGACGCAGAGAACATGTGCATCATGAATTTATGATCACAGAAATATTACCCAGTTACCCTACTCCCTCTCTAAACCTCTCCAATAACAAAATGAGGGATTAATGGCAAGTTCCAGTTCCTACTTAAAATCATGAGAATGTTATTCAAAATCACCACCCATGTTGTCCACCCAATCAATTACTGCATTATTGATTGTTAATGGTTGTACTCTACAAATTTGAACTGTGCTGGTCGGGCAATAACAAAAGTATAATGAATTatacttacaagttacaacaaaAAGATACTCATTAATTTCATGCATCATTATAGCTTGCAGACACTCCCAGCTCATCAGCAGCTCAATGCATTTAaaacacacacagagagagacAGTAGTCTGGAGTTATTACTAGATCTCTGCCTATTTTCAGTGTCCCCTCTTGTCTTTTAGGAAACTCTTCATTTAGGACCATTTCTTATCCTAGGGAAATTTTAACAAGCTAGACAAGATAAACTCTTTTTTGGTTTAATTTAAAGATGAAAAAACAATCTAGAATTTAACTTTATCCTCAAGCTTATATTGTGatccatatatgtatatatgcttTGTCTTTAGACTTTAGTCCAGAGAAACAAATCTTAATAGAACCTAAATATGCTGTAGGACTGTTTAAGActggattttataaaattgatgGGAGGGAATGTCGGTGAATGAATTTCATACCCTTGCGAGTGAAGAATTTACACTCTTTAGGGACAGGGATGACCAAGAGAGTACACTATACATAGTAAGTTAACTGTTAATTGAGAATAATGGACCGCagattataaaaactaattaaaattgtcCACAGAATATTACTAAACCAAAGTACCTGTAATAAGTTTTGTTATAACTACTATTCCTAATTAAATCAAATCATGAGGTTTTCAGTGTCAAAGGTCTAGTAACTAATTTAAGAATCAAAGAACGATAACATTTTCCCTTAGATTTATCATCCAAGCAACAAATATGCATCAGTATCTTGCAATGAGTCAATCTATagctaaaaattttaatttcgggTTTAATGTCTCTGAGGTATTTATACACATTGGTACAAGTAATTTAAGCAAATACAAATTATCaaaaagaatattaaaaaattaagcaAATACATCTTCACTTACAAATGATTTCTGTTTATCATTAGAAATTTCTGTTGGATTTTGTAGCTGCTCGTAGTCAAGTTGTCTGCAAGCTTCATACAAAGAGATCCCAACACTTACCGACAGATTAAGGCATCTAACATAAGTTTCTACCATTGGTATACGGATTGTGCCACCGCCAAGAggttcatttttacaatcaaGCAATGCTTCAGCTGGGAGTCCAAAAGTTTCTGCACCAAATACAAGCCAATCACCTCTTCTGTATGAAAAGTCCTGCATCAATGTGGATAATACTACAGAGTTATTTTCTTCGCAATTCAAATGATGAATTAATTAAGACTGACATATGTATTCATTAAGTATTCTCCGACCCTACATTAGTTCTAGCTACTTGTTAACTTTTTGTGTCTTGAATAGCAACAAGTGTtcacattttcatgtttttctgTTAACCTTGTAGGATTTAGCCATTAATCAGTCGAGTGCTTTTCAGTACTAAGGatgcaaaagaaaataaaattattcctCCTGGAAATACATAGGCCACTTATTCTCTCCGGACTAAGAGACTCCTAGTCTGAAATAGCAACTGAGACCTAACACTTTACCAAGTTACCATGTCACCTAGTATTAAGTCCCCTTTGTATCAGAGATTCCTAATTAGAATTTGCAATTGGGACCTAATACTTCAGCCAGTTAACGCATCACCTAGCATAAAGTCTTCAGTATATTAGAGCTTCCAAGTTTGACATAGCAATTGGGACCTAACACTTCACCGAGTTACCGTATCCCCTGGTTTTAATAATTGTGAATCAAAAAGTCTTATTACAAGAATGGGTTGAAGAAACTTATGTACTATCCAACTTCCACAAAACTCATGCAGATGGTACCTAAAGAAATACAGGTTGCTGACTTGCTGCCTACTGTACAGGCTACAGCCACAACACCAAAAATGTAAGCATATCTACAAGCCCCAGATAAGAATATTTTCCAATCTCTTCTTGCACAGATCATAAAGGTATAGAGCCAGATTTTGATAAAAGTCTTCAGTAAGGAATACTGGAATACCATTAAGACTTGGGTATCGCTTCAAGCGGATGCTTGAGCTTTATTAGATTTAAGTATTCGATCGACTGTATTATCTATAACAGTTTTGATTGATAATACAAGTTGGTAATTCAGTTTTCcgccttatatatttttatgggTGTGTTTTGCATTAGAAGGTGAATCTCGTATTTTTATCCCTAACAACCACTGCATATCCCTAAAGTCCACTAAAAATATTACAAGTCACCGTACACAAATTAACCTGAGTAGCTTAATTATTACAAGTCCGCCACATTTATTGTCTGAATAAGGTATGTGTCAACAATATTGCAACATGCAAAAGAGAATGTGACAAAGTTTATCATATCTGTTTCTAATATAAGATAAATAGGCAGCTTACTGAATGTATGTTCGTTCCTCTCTTTGTAAACGCAAGAAGTCGTTTTTCTCCTTTCTGTACAAAGATAAAAGTAGATACACCTTGAGTAAGaaaggaaaaaggaatactAAAACACCTTCCTTGGAGAAGTAACTACCTGTTGCCTAAAATATTCTCTAAACTCTTCCCAGGAGCTATGCACTTTTACAACAACATATCTGTAATGGAAAGTTAAGAGTTGACCCAGCATGATTTTAAAGCAATAAAGAAGACTCTCAATCTATTAAAGAAAACGGGATCAATTAAAAAAACTGGAACTGGAAGAAGACAAGGAAAAATTGTTAATACAATCAGAGAGCTTCATATTCTGAACCTCAAAAAGGAGTTACAAGAACAACGAATTGGCAGTTTACAATCACCAAAAAAGGCCAATTACATACTATATGTTGAGACAAATTTAATGCACCAAACAGCAGactatattaaaagaaactataTATTTAAGAGCTGACTATTATCCATGAATGCTCAAATCTAGGTCACTAGCAGGAAAACTCAAGGATAAATAAGATATAACTGAAAACAGACAAAGATGAGGcccaaacaaaataatatattgaaaacCAACATGAAGGATACGGCCAATAATCCAACCCAGCACGTTTTAATTTTGTGTCGTCCACTTGAAAACCTAAAGGCTAAACAAGAAACAATCATTAAGAAATCACAGTTGATATCGCAAGCTACACAATAACAAAATTGAACTATCTTTTAGAAAGACAGATACATCTTTACTCCAAAAGAGATTGAAGCCACTATAAATATCTCACTCTATACTCACACATAATAAACAGTTTCTTGTCAGAAGAAATCGGATAATGTGTACCTCAACCAGGTGTAACCCAACAGCTGATGCTGCACAAGTTCTGGCAATGCATCCAGTGTTTCCAGGAATCTGCCAAGCACAATTCAAATTCAGGTTGTCTACAGCCCAACCCAAAATAAAGCTATTTAAGATTTCTGCCCATCAACTTTGACAATGCACTTCATCTATTTTCATATAATGTAACCACTGaatgtattataaatattttactattaaatCCGAACTGTCCATCAATCTTTGTGCTGATAAATAGTTGGGTTTTAAATGGACTttctaaaatcaaaattaatcggtattgacttaaataaatatatttatactatcACATTAAAATTTATCTAACTCTTTCACTTTTCATTTTTGGGCTATAAGCATCTCTTGGGCgctaattgtaaaactaatCAACCATTTATGCTATTTTCCCTTCAAATATGGCTATAAGTAGTGTTATAAAACTGAATATAGCTAAGCAACGAACTTGCTTTAATAAGGGATTAGAATATATAGTTGGGCTCAGTGTTCTCATGACACttgactagtcgactagtcggtgGACAACTCACGGATTGTAGTCTAGGAAGTCGACTAGTTTGTGGACTAGTGCAAAATCCTCCTGAAAGtgaataaaaagaagaaaaaagcgTATGTTATATATTCTACTGTATAACATGTACATGCTAATAAGCCAAATCTTAATTCTTCTTCTCCTCGCATTTATTTTCCACTGAATTGATATtgatataaatgtttatgttgtgTGTGTATAGATTGATTAAAACTGATATATACGTTTGTGTACCGAATGGATAGAAGAAAAGAGATGGTagtttattactattaattcaTCGACTAGTTTGTGACTTAATGACTAGTTGACAAGCTGGACCTCCTTCAACTCAACTTACCGAACTGACAACCGTAGTTGGGTTAAAGAagatgaatttttaaaaataaatcttagATAGCATATAACCTTGTAGTTGGTTTTAACATATATCCAATTGTGAAACTTAAAAATAAGTGCATAATAGAtagtttacaaaaaaaaaagtgggttgctatatatatctAAAGAGATAAAATCTTTCATCTGGCAATGCAGTTTAGATGAACTCTTATACCGatctaatttaataattattccCGGTGAAGTGAATTTTTGCTTAGGAGGAGAGCAGGTTACAAATTCTGTCACCGGAGGACATGTATTTCTATAATTCTAAGGTGGAATTACCATTATCCTTTGCATGATTCTACTTCTTCAGATATTTAGTCTAGTCTAGTATCTGGGGACATGGAATATATGAAATGgattaagaaataaaaatgaccTATGATCCATACTTAATATTGAGACCTTGCTTCCGGACTCCAAATTTCAAAGAATTGGAATCTGTAAAATGAAAGAAAGGCTTGTCGGGGTTtattaaaacggtttttctctggtgtgcccatgggaacacactaagcactaaaatctatgaatttggatggttttgattggcttacccTCTTTTATAATGATGGACCCCcttgcatttacaacaaccacaccaatcaaaaccatccacattcatagattttagtgcttagcatgtgctcatgggcacacactagacaaacccctTGTTGTATGTTtctaaataagtaaataatatcTATGAGTGTgtgttttattaaaaacaaagtAAAACGTCAATAATTATTTAACATAAGAAAGttgtatacatttcaaaatCACTAACAATTTTTTTGATGCGGTTTTATTTTGAATACACTTCCATTACAGCTTATCCATTTCTGCCCAATACAAACAGTGCTCTCGAATTCTCACTATTATCTGGTGATCGATAAAACCTTACTCAAACTTACACAAACACgtacatacatacatgtatatatcaattttgcatTCGATATTAAAAAGAATCCAAATCAGTACCTGTGGAGAAACCAAAACAACCTGAAGAATCTTCTCAGCTGATACTTGCTTTACGGCTTCACCAACTCCAGTTGGCAAACAATTATCACGCCCAGTTTCAGctaaaat
This region includes:
- the LOC108208842 gene encoding DNA damage-repair/toleration protein DRT100 encodes the protein MSLATLPAVVLLSVFLPLLLANACSPADHSALLSFKAALTEPYLGIFSSWTGDNCCNQWYGISCDPSTNRVTDISLRGESEDPIFERAGRSGYMTGTISKSICSLDQLNTLVIADWKAISGEIPGCLTSLPKLRILDLIGNKLSGKIPADIGNLNRLKVLNLADNAISGSIPGSIVNLASLMHLDLSNNQLSGELPEDIGNLKMMSRALLSKNKLTGSIPCSVANIYRLADLDLSMNQISGSIPAQLGSMPVLSTLYLDSNQITGEIPAGILSNTGINIVNLSHNALSGYLPDVFHSKTYFAAIDLSYNNLRGSIPKSLSKAMYVGHLDLSHNHLCGVIPNGIPFDHLDASSFADNDCRI
- the LOC108208843 gene encoding uncharacterized protein LOC108208843 translates to MEASVGFKTLTLNFITKKPNNFAPFPSMFRPLYSTTKNTNRFYKFSLSRCCVSETGRDNCLPTGVGEAVKQVSAEKILQVVLVSPQIPGNTGCIARTCAASAVGLHLVEPLGFQVDDTKLKRAGLDYWPYVVVKVHSSWEEFREYFRQQKGEKRLLAFTKRGTNIHSDFSYRRGDWLVFGAETFGLPAEALLDCKNEPLGGGTIRIPMVETYVRCLNLSVSVGISLYEACRQLDYEQLQNPTEISNDKQKSFVSEDVFA